The sequence GCTACTTTAGTGTAGTTTAATGTAAAGTTTTTAACTAGCCCCATCTATGTTATTGTGAAGAGAAAAAAAATTTGTCCATGCGCGCCACTAAATACAATTCGGGTAGTTACCAGCGGTTACGTAAGAACATAATTTCTTCAAAACTGCAAAAGATCGAAAAGGATCTAAATTGATTGTTGATGACTTGATGATCAAGAATATTGAACCTAAATCCAAGCAGTCCATCTGTGAGTGCAACTTAAACAACACAACTTGAAACTGAAGCCGAATACAAGGCCCACAAAGATGATCAAAAATAGTTTTCGTATTTCAAACCATTGTACTCCGCAACTGTTTTCTCATCTCTTCTATAGTTGCTTACAGAAAGAGTCTTTTATATGATTagccttcaaaaaaaaaaaaaaattaaataaataaataaaatctttTCACTCAAGTAAATGTTTATAGTCTCAAGATCAAAGCGTCCTTGAAAGTTAATCTACGGAGTATCATATTTTCAAATGTGTTGACTAGATATGCTAAGTTGCTTATGTTGGCTTTGATAAGCAATATACTGTAGCTTAATATGTTGAGGAAGTTGTTAAATTTTCTTCAAAATGTATAATATAAATTTGACAAACCACAAAAAGTTCAACACAGAATCATGAAACAGAACATCGCCAAAATAATATGAATATAGAAACTCAATCAAATTCAGAAATCTCAATATTGAAAATTGATGGGATAAAGTTTTTATTGGTGAGGTTTGGGAAGTAGCTGATGTCACTACAAGAAATATTAGAAATTCGGACGACATTTTTCCAGATGACGCGATGTCATCTGTGAAAGTTCCACTAAACGACAAAAAGTTGGCTTATAAATTGCAAGAGTTAGAGGTGATTAACTAAATATAAAGAAGATGAAGATTTTAACTAAATAGAAGTAAAAGTAGTAAAACTAATTACGACATAACTGTAAGTTTATAAACTGCAAGAGTTGGAGGTGATTAAAGAGTTGCCTATTACATGGTAATGTTACAAACTGGAGATGCACCCTGTAATATAAATCTCTCTGCAGACATAATGCTCACAAAACGATAGACTTCATGTTGAACTTACAACAACAAATATCTCACAGACGGCTAATTAAAGTCAAGTTTTCTAGACTACTAATCCTATAACAACAGACAACAAACTACAAACTACAAACTACATAGTACTAACATGGCCATTACCAAAAAGTCACCAGAAATAAGCCCCATCTCTTACTCTATCTTTATCTCCTCCCACGAAGGTTCGGCCTCACTGACATCCGCCACCTGGCTACAATTCTCAGATCCTTCCACTTTAGTCACATGAACAGTCTCTTCACTTATAGGCTTCGTTACTTCATCTGGTGGGGGCGTTACGGGGTTTTCAAGCACTTCTTCATTGACTCCTTTCGCAGGGCAAGTTTTTTCCTCACCGTTGTTTGACTCGCCCAGTTCCTCATCGGCCATATTAACCGACTTAGCAGCTTCTTCCAAGGGTACTTTTGGGATTTCACGCACTTCTTCATTGACGCCTTCCACAGGGCAAGTTTTTTCCTCACAGTTGTTTGACTCGCCCAGTTCTTCGTTGGCTATATTAACTGACTTACTAGCTTCCTCCAAGGGTACTTTTGGAATTTCACTCACTTCTTCATTGACCCCTTTTGCAGGGCAAGTTTTTTCCTCATTGTGGTTTGACATGCCCAGTTCCTTGTTGGCCATATAAACTGACTTACTAGCTTCCTCCAAGGGTACTTTTGGGATTTCACTCACTTCTTCATTGACCTCTTTGACTACAATTACTGGCTCGCCTACTTCCTCTGATGGCGGTACCTCATCAACGTTCTTAACCTTTTCGGCATCTTGCATTTCTACATCTTCTTTCTCTTTCTTTGAAGACGATGACTTTCTGGAGCGTTTTTTTGGAGACTCGGTTTCTGACGGTGGTGGGGTCGACTTTACTTTCTCACTGATCCTTGTTGACCTTCGTGGCGTCTGGCCGCTTGTCCAATCAAACTCTGAGATCTTGGGCCCACCAGGGTGTGATTTTAGGTACTGTTCCAGCTGCTTCCTGTTGGTGATCTCTTCCCCTGTTGGTGCAGTGAACACGGTTTCATTCTTCTTTGGTGTCCCTTCTTTCTTTACCAAACACTACACGAAAAAGGATACTTTTGGTATTTTACAAAATGACCGAACCCAAATAACGTAATTAACCATACACCAATTGCAAAAAAACAGCTGTCAATGCAATATTTTATTTAGTTTATTGATTTGTGGGGAGGGAAAACGAAGACCAACTAAATATCTTTTCGAGATGGCTTACTGATCCATAAACAATCTAATAAAATGCTACTTCCCTATCCATCATAGTTATAGTTATTTAATGGCATAAATTTAAAAGTTAACAGCAGAATTAGATAAGTATCATGGGAAACATTAAAACAAATACTTATAAAAGTGAAACACCTAAATGATTGACAAACAAACAGATTAAGTAATATGATCCTCATGTTACTACAATCTATACATACATGATGTGCAAGTAATTTGTACCCATGAATTGAAAACCTAAAGTATCAAATACTCCACTATAAACATATATACAGAACCACCATTAAAGATATATCATGTTTcttattaaaattaaacttaagTTCTCTTTAATGGTTTCATTTACTTCAAAAGGGGAAGAAATAAAGTATTTATTCTCAGAAATCAACAAGCATAACATAACTATTTTATCCATGGAGAATAATCAAAATGTCAAAATGGTAAAAGACCCTTAATAGATTTTAGTGATTCATTGTGTAACCTATGTATCACCAAAAGTAAAACCTCCGATTCCAAATCTTAACCTACATGAATTTGCCCATATAATATAATAAAGGATTAACAAAATGAATCATACCTAAAACCATTCCAAACCTTTATTTGACCAACCTCAATCCTAAATATGCTCAAATAACTATTATTTCTCTAAGCTCCTAAGATATTATCAAATTTGAATAAAACCCAATTCACAAAAATAGAGGATCTAAGCAAGTTGACCACTTTGATTTAAAAACCTAAATTGAAGGCCTAAAATTGGTAAATTTTACTACACTAGAAGAACCCAACTTATCTCCAATCAAATTAAATAGAACAAATTCCAAATGCATCCCAAATTCAGTTCATAAAATTGAAACAAACTaaggatttcacattaataagtctaATAAGGCTCCAATTTCAATTTTCCTGAAGCAAGCCATTATTCCTCTGAAAGCCTAAAAGAATTTAAGGACGAGTTTTCCGTTTTCAGGTTACCCAGGAGGGCGAGTAATCAAAAAGCCAATCATTAGGCAATATTAGTATGGTTTATATCTAGAACCCAATTCACTAAACTAAATAACAATGCAAACCAAGAACCTCAAAATTCAATAAACCAAACCAAAACATAATTACAATCATTTACTCAAATTCCAACAGAATTGAACTGAAACAAACAAAATTACAATCATTTACTCAGATTCCAACAGAATTGAACTGAAACCAAACTTCAATTTGaaaaatacacaacaaaatcaagcGGAACAGCTATCATAAACCCTAAACCACACCCAAATTAAAAAACTGAAATGTAGAGatagaagaaagaaaaagaaccgTTTTCTTCCAGCCTGAAGGTGCAGGTAGCTCCATGGAAACAGCTTCATCGTTCGAATCCAAAATCCCCATTGTAGAACAAAAAACCCTAAAAGTGTACAAAATATTACTCTGTATTTTTTAACAAACGCTATAAATTGTGTGTAACCAATAAAGATACAAATGTATGCATAGTTATTTCTATACGTGCAGTCTAAAACTTTtaagaaaataataattaaaaaataaataagaaTCTACCTAGATGTTCTTCGTCTTGGATTTTGCTACCCGGATTTTTGGTctctaaaatatttctatttctatatctatataaagAAAGATAAAGGTAATGGTTAGTAGTATATCACTTTTGCTTATATTCTACCTTTGCACCCTTAATTATAGAAAAAAGTATTAGATAGACCCTCTgctatatactccctccgtcccggattaattgtccagtatttctttttgggacgtcccagattaattgtccactttcaaatatggaaagtaaatttgataaaatttacaatattgtccctaatgaattaattaaattgCAAAGGTGAGAGAGAAttctaattaattagttgagggtaaaatagtaaagtaagaaaaaagtacagaaaaagtacagtgtgataatgacatttcttaaactgtgtgttttttgtctggggacaattaatct comes from Rutidosis leptorrhynchoides isolate AG116_Rl617_1_P2 chromosome 4, CSIRO_AGI_Rlap_v1, whole genome shotgun sequence and encodes:
- the LOC139904209 gene encoding uncharacterized protein; its protein translation is MGILDSNDEAVSMELPAPSGWKKTCLVKKEGTPKKNETVFTAPTGEEITNRKQLEQYLKSHPGGPKISEFDWTSGQTPRRSTRISEKVKSTPPPSETESPKKRSRKSSSSKKEKEDVEMQDAEKVKNVDEVPPSEEVGEPVIVVKEVNEEVSEIPKVPLEEASKSVYMANKELGMSNHNEEKTCPAKGVNEEVSEIPKVPLEEASKSVNIANEELGESNNCEEKTCPVEGVNEEVREIPKVPLEEAAKSVNMADEELGESNNGEEKTCPAKGVNEEVLENPVTPPPDEVTKPISEETVHVTKVEGSENCSQVADVSEAEPSWEEIKIE